CCCTGCTCAACTGGATTGCGCGGGAAACCGGCTACGTTGTCAGCTACCGGGACAATGCAACCGCCGAGTTCGTCAGCCGGGTCATCGTGCACGGTTTGGACAAACTGTCGCCAATGAGTGCACTGCAAAGCATTCCCTATGTTGCCGACCTGCAATACGAATTGCACGACGGCGTTATCGTGGTCAGCTTGCTGGACTTACCCCGTTAGCACTCCATAATCAGGTGTCGTAGACAATCCTTCAGGCAATGTCCGATGTGCAGTGCCTGAACCGCCGCCTGATTGAACGGATGCTCTCACCCAGACTTTACACAGGCCCATGCCTGCCGCGTTTCGCCTGGACCCCGTCGCGGACGTCGGGCCGGATGCGAATCGTCCTGACGGCGTTGCTGCTCTGCGTGGCCCTGACCGGTTACGCGGCTGACTGGTCCGAGGAACCGGTACCGCGCCGCCTCGTCGCTGGCGAGTCGATTGCCGCTGTCCTGGAGGAGTTGCGGGCCAGCGGCGTGCCACTGGCTTACAGCAGTGCCCTGGTACCTGCCGGATTACGGATCGTCAGTGCACCGCGCAGCCGGAATCTGCTTGCCGCCGTTCGCGAAATTCTCCGGGCTCACGATCTCACCTTGTTCGCTGTCGACGGCGTCTTTGTCGTCGGCCACCAGGCGGTATCAGCCGCCAGCCGCGAGCCGGGCACGGTGCTTATTCAATTTCGCGATGCGCAATCGGACGCGGTGGTGACCGGCGTCAGGGTCAGCGGACTACCCGAATCAGCAATACAAACGAACAACCGCAGTGAGCGCAGTCTTGCGATCAATGTACCAGCGGGCGAATACCCGGTTGTGGTCACGGCACCCGGCTACAAGACACTCGAAGCGACGATCAGTGCCGCCAGCAAAGAAACCCGTACAGCCACGTTGCGCCTGCTACCCCTGGAAACACCGTTAACTGAAGTCGTCGTTGCCGCCAGTCGCTACGAACTGTTGCGCGATGCCATCGACAACCCGAGCGGTCTGGACCGCACCTCCATCATGCAGACACCGGACACCGGGGATGATCCGATACGTGCGGTACAGCGACTGCCCGGCACGACCTCGGGTGCCTCGGCACAGCCGCATCTGCGCGGCGGATCTACCCGCGAAACGGGCATCGTCCTCGACGGTCACCGCTTGCTGAACCCGTTTCACGTGCGCGACTACCAGAGCCTGTTCAGTGCGATAGACGTCCGGGCTATTAACGGCATCGAAGTCTACACCGGCGATTTTCCCGTGCGTTACGGCGACCTGACCGGCGGTCTGGTACTGGTCGATACGCTGACGCCCGACGAGGACATACGCAACGAGTTCGGTCTGAGCGTTTTCAACGCGTCGATCCTCTCCGCGGGACAACTCGCCGACGGTGCGGCGGATTACGTGCTGTCCGTACGGCGCGGCAATCTCGATCTCATATTGAACGAGGAAATCGGCGAGCCGGCGTATTACGACGTGTACAGCAAGATGTCCTACCGGCCGTCGCCCGACACCACGCTGGCGGCGAACCTGATGATCGTCAAGGACAGCGTCATCATCATCCCGGCAGCGGATATCGATGAACGCGAGCAGACAACCAACGACACCCGCAACAGCCAGTTCTGGCTGTCCTGGGAGCAGCAATGGACGGATGCACTCTCGAGTCTCACGGTGCTCTCGGCCAGTGACTCCATCAGCGGCCGTCACGCCCTGGTGAGTGATCCGGAAAAAATTACAGGCTCGCTCAGCGACGAACGAACAATCACAATAGTCAGGCTGAATCAGGACTGGCGGCTGGACCTCAACGAACGCCACCTGCTCGGCTGGGGTGCCGAGTTTCAGCAGGTCGATGCCGATTACAACTACCGCTCAACGGTCGACTACTACGGCATCTATCAGGACTTGCCGGATCGTTCGAACGCGCAATCACGCGCTGTGCTGTCCAGCGTCGACGGCGACGCGATGGCTTTTTATGCGTCGGACCGCTGGATGGTGAACCGCCGCCTGATCGCCGACCTCGGCATACGCTGGGACAAGCAAAGCTATACCGACACTGATGACAATGGCCAGTTCAGCCCGCGTGCCAGCCTGCTGTACCGCCTTAACCCGAGAACCAACCTGCGCCTCAGCTGGGGTCGTTACTACCAATCGCAGGGCGCCCACGAATTGCAGGTGGAGGACGGCGTGACGAATTTCTTCCCGGCACAGCGGTTTGACCAGTCCATTTTCGGTATCGACTACCAGCTCAATGCTCATTACTCATTTCGCACCGAGCTGTATGTAAAAACCAGCAAGAGCATTCGCCCGCATTTCGAGAATATGTTCGATCCCCTGAGCGTCGTTCCGGAACTGGAACCCGACAGAGTGGTGATTGCCCCGCAGCGTGCCGATTTGCGGGGGCTTGAGATTTCAGCGGCGTACGAAGGTGACAACGGCTTCGACTGGTGGGCGTCGTACACCTTGTCAAAAGCCGATGACGTGGTCAGTGGTCAGACTATCGCCCGCAGCTGGGATCAGCGACACGCCGGGCAAATCGGCGTTGCGTTAAGCGGCGACCGCTGGAGCTTCAGCGCAGCGGCCAAAGTTCACAGCGGCTGGCCGATGACCCGCGTGTACCTGTCGGCCGACGACACCGGGCCTGCCGTGATTTTCGGTGAGCGCAACGAAGCACGTTATCGCGATTATTTCTCGCTCGACATGCGTGTCGATTTCCGACGACCCACCCGATTCGGTTACTTTAGCTGGTACTTTGAAGTATCCAACTCAACGAATCGCGAGAATCCCTGCTGCGTTGATTTCGACGTTGCAACCGACACGGCCGGCAACCGCGTGCTGGACCAGAGTTTCGACTACTGGTTCCCGTTACTGCCGGCAACCGGCATTCTGCTGGAGTTCTGACCGCGGGAACGAACGCCCGCATTAGCGACGTACCGCGGCCTGATAAATGGCCGCGGGTTCCGAACGGCTGTCGTAAGCATCGGCGGCTGTTTGATAGAACGCGATAGTGTCCAGCTTTGCCGTGGGCGCGACCGGAATCCGCGATTGCGTACCCGTCGCGGAATCGTAGTGGAAAGCCTCGGCACGCGACACCGGCTTCAGCACAGTCAGAGTCGCCCCCTGCAGGAGGCCGAGACTCTGGTACGTGCCCAGCAACGCCCGACCGTCTTCTGCCGCCATGCCCAGTATATCTTTGCCGAAGAACTCACTGGCGTAAGACCAGTTCAGCAACGAGAACAAGGTCGGCGCGTAGTCGATCTGACTGCTCAATGTTGTGACAACACCGGGCGTTATCAGCCCGGGTGCGTAGACCATCAGCGGTATACGGTAATTTTCGACGGGCAGTTCGGTCTTGCCAGCACTGCCCGCGCAATGATCCGCTACGATGACGAAAACGGTATTCCCGAACCACGGCCTTTGACTGGCTTCCTGCAGAAACTTGCCGATCGCGTAATCCGTGTACTTGACCGCGCCTTGCCGACCGCTGTGTGACGGAATGTCGATCTTCCCTTCAGGGTATGTGTAGGGGCGATGATTGGATGTCGTCATCACGAAATCGTAGAACGGCTGGCCGGCGGCGGCTTTGCGGTCGGCATCGTCCAGCACCCAGGCATACAGGTCCTCGTCGCTGACGCCCCAGGCATTGGTGAATGAAATGTCATCGGCAGCGGCCGACGCCTGATCGTGTATGACGAAGCCATTGCCGCCGAAGAACGTGTTCATATTGTCGAAATAGCCGCGCCCACCGTAGAAAAAGGATGTCTCGTAGCCTTTGTTGCGGAAAACGGTAGCAATTGAAAACAGACCTGAATTATCCGGTCGCTTGACGATCGAACGCCCGGGCGTTGGCGGCACCGACAGCGCAAGTGATTCCATGCCGCGTACTGTTCGTGTGCCGGTGGCCATGAAATTGGTGAAGCTCAGACTCTGACTGGCCAATCGGTCCAGGTTAGGTGTCAACCCTTCGTCATTGCCAAACACTCCGAGATAGCTGGCACTGAGGCTTTCCACGGTAATCTGGATGACATTCAATCTGCGTTCTTCACCTTCGGCCTGAATGAATCGTCGGTAAGGTTTAGAGGGATCGTGGTCGAACTCGCTGGTAGCTTCGCTGACCAGCGCCCGAATCCGCGGCTCCGTGAGCGATGCGTCCGCTGTCTGGTAAAAATCCCGGAACCCGAGCTCGTTGTTGCGAAATGCTGCAAAGAACGAATAGCCGCCGTTCTTCGCCACTTCCTGCACGTAGCGATTGTCGAAGTGCGGCATGTCCTTTTGTGCGTAGATCGTGGTCGTCATGACCGGCACCGCAATCAACAGGACTGCGACTTTGCCGCGAGCGGCGAACGGAGTCTCACTTATCAGCCAACGTTTATAGGCTGTCGTTCTGGACACGAACGCCATACTCGCAAACGCAGCGAGTGCTATCACCGTCAATAATGCAGCGACCGGATAAGACTGCAGAATGTTATCTACGACCTCAGTCGTGTACACGAGGTAATCGACAGCAATGAAGTTGAAGCGCACCCCGAATTCGTCCCAGAACACCCACTCGGCTACGGCGACGAACAACATAGACGCATAGGCGCAGGCGAAGAATAAGAAACTCAGTACTTTGTGCCCGCCAGTGCGGAACAGACGCTGCGGAATGAGCAACAGGTACAAGACCACCGGCACAGAGGCGTAGAAAGCGAAGACCGTGTCATTCAAAAACCCAACGGCAAACGCGGCCAGCACAGAGTTCAGCCCGGACAGCTCGGACCAGGTGATTGCGCAGAGTAGCAGTCTTACGACGAGCCCCAGCAACAGGACCGGCACTATCACGAACAGGACGGCAGACAAACGATGCGACCAACAGCCGCTCACGTGTAGTTTTGCAGACAAAGTAGTGCTCCGTGTTGTTTACAAACCGCGATGACGCAGAGACGTCGATTGCGTGTGAGGTAGTGCTTAGACGACGCCACAGTGAAAACTTGTCGGCATGGCTACTCAGCGAAATCCAGCGACCAGTTCGCCCCTCGAATTTCGTCCAAGCGGAATAAGCGGTATGCGCTGGAGACAGCGGATTGCCGTGCACACACCCGGGGAGACGCCATGAGCAGCATGCAACCAGACCCTTGGGCGACGCTCGCCCGCCTGTATGGTCTGCAGAATCAGCCAGCACGAACCCTGGTCTTGCTGGCCTTCATTGGCGTCTCGTTCACCCTGCTGCCGCTCTCAGCTGCCGCCGGTGACGGTGACAACGACAGTACGTTGTCAGCCCTTACGGGCTCTCTCGCGACCGACAATCTGTCGACCGCAGCGCTGGAACTAAGCGGCGCCGTCATCGGCAGTATCGTGATCGAGAACGGCAACGTCTTTAATACCGACATCGCCGCGGAGAACAAGGTTCTTTACCGGACAGCGAACGCTATCCACAAGCGGACCCGGCAACAGGTGATTGAGCAGCAACTGCTGTTTCACAGTGGCGAACCGTACTCCGGCCGCCTGCTTGAGGAATCGGAACGCATCCTGCGTAGCGACCCCTATCTTCAGGAGGCACGCATTCAGCCGGTACGCAACAGCGATGGCGAAGTCGACGTGGTGGTGACGACCCGTGATGCCTGGACCTTGCGCCCGTCCGTTGCCTTCGGTCGCAGCGGCGGCGAGAACAGTGGCGGTATCGGCTTTGACGAGCTCAATCTGTTCGGTACCGGGATCCGTGTCGGCCTGAAGTATCGCTCGGATGTGGATCGCGACTCACTAAGCTTCCAGTTCCTTGATAACAATCTGGGGTCCAGC
The DNA window shown above is from Woeseia oceani and carries:
- a CDS encoding TonB-dependent receptor plug domain-containing protein, translating into MRIVLTALLLCVALTGYAADWSEEPVPRRLVAGESIAAVLEELRASGVPLAYSSALVPAGLRIVSAPRSRNLLAAVREILRAHDLTLFAVDGVFVVGHQAVSAASREPGTVLIQFRDAQSDAVVTGVRVSGLPESAIQTNNRSERSLAINVPAGEYPVVVTAPGYKTLEATISAASKETRTATLRLLPLETPLTEVVVAASRYELLRDAIDNPSGLDRTSIMQTPDTGDDPIRAVQRLPGTTSGASAQPHLRGGSTRETGIVLDGHRLLNPFHVRDYQSLFSAIDVRAINGIEVYTGDFPVRYGDLTGGLVLVDTLTPDEDIRNEFGLSVFNASILSAGQLADGAADYVLSVRRGNLDLILNEEIGEPAYYDVYSKMSYRPSPDTTLAANLMIVKDSVIIIPAADIDEREQTTNDTRNSQFWLSWEQQWTDALSSLTVLSASDSISGRHALVSDPEKITGSLSDERTITIVRLNQDWRLDLNERHLLGWGAEFQQVDADYNYRSTVDYYGIYQDLPDRSNAQSRAVLSSVDGDAMAFYASDRWMVNRRLIADLGIRWDKQSYTDTDDNGQFSPRASLLYRLNPRTNLRLSWGRYYQSQGAHELQVEDGVTNFFPAQRFDQSIFGIDYQLNAHYSFRTELYVKTSKSIRPHFENMFDPLSVVPELEPDRVVIAPQRADLRGLEISAAYEGDNGFDWWASYTLSKADDVVSGQTIARSWDQRHAGQIGVALSGDRWSFSAAAKVHSGWPMTRVYLSADDTGPAVIFGERNEARYRDYFSLDMRVDFRRPTRFGYFSWYFEVSNSTNRENPCCVDFDVATDTAGNRVLDQSFDYWFPLLPATGILLEF
- a CDS encoding LTA synthase family protein yields the protein MSAKLHVSGCWSHRLSAVLFVIVPVLLLGLVVRLLLCAITWSELSGLNSVLAAFAVGFLNDTVFAFYASVPVVLYLLLIPQRLFRTGGHKVLSFLFFACAYASMLFVAVAEWVFWDEFGVRFNFIAVDYLVYTTEVVDNILQSYPVAALLTVIALAAFASMAFVSRTTAYKRWLISETPFAARGKVAVLLIAVPVMTTTIYAQKDMPHFDNRYVQEVAKNGGYSFFAAFRNNELGFRDFYQTADASLTEPRIRALVSEATSEFDHDPSKPYRRFIQAEGEERRLNVIQITVESLSASYLGVFGNDEGLTPNLDRLASQSLSFTNFMATGTRTVRGMESLALSVPPTPGRSIVKRPDNSGLFSIATVFRNKGYETSFFYGGRGYFDNMNTFFGGNGFVIHDQASAAADDISFTNAWGVSDEDLYAWVLDDADRKAAAGQPFYDFVMTTSNHRPYTYPEGKIDIPSHSGRQGAVKYTDYAIGKFLQEASQRPWFGNTVFVIVADHCAGSAGKTELPVENYRIPLMVYAPGLITPGVVTTLSSQIDYAPTLFSLLNWSYASEFFGKDILGMAAEDGRALLGTYQSLGLLQGATLTVLKPVSRAEAFHYDSATGTQSRIPVAPTAKLDTIAFYQTAADAYDSRSEPAAIYQAAVRR